Proteins found in one Methylobacterium sp. CB376 genomic segment:
- a CDS encoding DUF3108 domain-containing protein, which translates to MRAKPFLPALLAPGLLLGMGPADPAAAARARAAATAVTVDYGIMLAGVPIGTAQMTGAIEGQRYRMDVTAKLTGLVGAITGGYGSGRASGVAGSGRPIPGTFAVSSHSSSTSITVRMALARGNVVASEIVPPLLVDPERVPVDAASKRAVVDPVSALLMPAQGRGDLTDPQNCNRVIPVFDGASRFDVILSYGETRRVEKPGYAGPVLVCNARYRPITGHRPDKPGVKFMEENTDMSVWLAPVEGARVLLPLRISVRTMLGTNIIEATRWTQSGAEAQATQAAAVAQ; encoded by the coding sequence ATGCGTGCCAAGCCCTTCCTCCCGGCCCTCCTCGCCCCGGGCCTGCTGCTCGGGATGGGGCCGGCGGACCCTGCCGCGGCGGCCCGCGCACGGGCGGCCGCGACCGCGGTGACGGTGGATTACGGCATCATGCTGGCCGGCGTGCCGATCGGGACCGCGCAGATGACGGGAGCGATCGAGGGCCAGCGCTACCGGATGGACGTGACGGCCAAGCTCACGGGCCTCGTCGGCGCGATCACCGGCGGCTACGGCTCGGGCCGGGCCTCGGGGGTCGCGGGGTCCGGGCGCCCGATCCCCGGCACCTTCGCGGTGTCCTCGCACTCGTCGAGCACCTCGATCACCGTCCGGATGGCGCTGGCGCGGGGCAACGTGGTCGCCTCCGAGATCGTGCCGCCGCTCCTGGTCGATCCCGAGCGGGTGCCGGTCGACGCGGCGAGCAAGCGGGCCGTGGTCGATCCGGTGAGCGCGCTGCTGATGCCCGCCCAGGGACGGGGCGACCTCACCGACCCGCAGAATTGCAACCGGGTGATCCCGGTCTTCGACGGGGCGAGCCGGTTCGACGTGATCCTGAGCTACGGCGAGACCCGCCGGGTGGAGAAGCCGGGCTATGCGGGGCCGGTCCTGGTCTGCAACGCCCGCTACCGGCCGATCACGGGCCACCGGCCCGACAAGCCGGGCGTGAAGTTCATGGAGGAGAACACCGACATGTCGGTGTGGCTCGCCCCGGTCGAGGGCGCGCGGGTGCTGCTGCCCCTGCGCATCTCGGTGCGCACGATGCTCGGCACCAACATCATCGAGGCGACGCGCTGGACCCAGTCCGGCGCCGAGGCGCAGGCCACGCAGGCCGCCGCGGTGGCGCAGTAA
- the ccmA gene encoding heme ABC exporter ATP-binding protein CcmA, with amino-acid sequence MRLIAEGLACRRSGRRIFSGLSFALGPGEALVVTGRNGAGKSTLLALVSGRLAPEAGRLRAEDVGERTIPECLHGVGHRDGLKSALTAEENLAFARDLLGEAALSPREALGRMGLAHAAGLPVAYLSAGQRRRVALARLLVCRRPLWLLDEPTAALDVASQGILAALMRAHLREGGLVIAATHQALGLEGAREIAIEAHRPARLDPLAEAAR; translated from the coding sequence GTGCGGCTGATCGCCGAGGGGCTCGCCTGCCGCCGCTCGGGGCGGCGCATCTTCTCCGGCCTCTCCTTCGCCCTCGGCCCCGGCGAGGCGCTGGTCGTGACGGGCCGCAACGGCGCGGGCAAGTCCACCCTGCTCGCCCTCGTCTCCGGGCGTCTCGCGCCGGAGGCCGGGCGGCTGCGCGCGGAGGATGTCGGCGAGCGCACGATCCCCGAATGCCTGCACGGGGTCGGCCACCGGGACGGGCTCAAGAGCGCGCTCACCGCCGAGGAGAACCTCGCCTTCGCCCGCGACCTCCTCGGCGAGGCGGCGCTGTCGCCCCGCGAGGCGCTCGGCCGGATGGGGCTCGCCCACGCGGCGGGCCTGCCGGTCGCCTACCTGTCGGCCGGGCAGCGGCGGCGGGTCGCGCTCGCGCGGCTCCTCGTCTGCCGCCGCCCGCTCTGGCTCCTCGACGAGCCGACCGCCGCCCTCGACGTCGCCTCGCAGGGCATCCTCGCCGCGCTGATGCGCGCCCACCTGCGCGAGGGCGGCCTCGTGATCGCGGCGACCCACCAGGCGCTCGGGCTCGAGGGCGCCCGCGAGATCGCCATCGAGGCCCATCGCCCGGCGCGCCTCGACCCCCTCGCCGAGGCCGCCCGATGA
- a CDS encoding FIST signal transduction protein — translation MTKGGRAHLCGVQTAWSELDRAEEAVAAIADAIDARRVGQLLVFFSPAYGADAVAAALARRFPGIPVAGCTSSGEISPAGGLDRGLVAVAFPREGFRVVSTVLADVEQLDVEAAVARVRSLRLRLGTEGAEYGQRFAISLIDSLTLAEERVTSAVAFGLDAIPLVGGSAGDALTFAHTALIHDGVVHHGAAILLIVATDHPIQVFKTDNLEPRAVKFVVTQTDAEHRTVRELNAEPAAAEYARALGLQPEMLTPTVFAANPLAVRVGGDYFCRSIHRLNPDGSLSFLCAVDEGVVLTLAGRKDLVATTRDELARLDASLGGLDLVIGFDCVLRRLDAESHQVRHRLSDLYRRYNVIGFETFGEQYRAIHLNHTFTGIAIGAGSRA, via the coding sequence GTGACGAAGGGTGGGCGCGCGCATCTGTGCGGCGTGCAGACCGCGTGGTCGGAGCTGGACCGGGCCGAGGAGGCCGTGGCGGCCATCGCCGACGCGATCGACGCGCGGCGGGTCGGCCAGCTCCTCGTCTTCTTCTCGCCCGCCTACGGGGCCGACGCGGTCGCGGCGGCGCTGGCGCGCCGCTTCCCGGGCATTCCGGTGGCGGGCTGCACCTCCTCGGGGGAGATCAGCCCGGCGGGCGGCCTCGATCGCGGCCTCGTCGCGGTCGCCTTCCCGCGCGAGGGCTTCCGGGTCGTCTCGACCGTGCTCGCCGACGTGGAGCAGCTCGACGTCGAGGCGGCGGTGGCCCGCGTGCGCAGCCTGCGCCTGCGCCTCGGCACCGAGGGGGCGGAGTACGGCCAGCGCTTCGCGATCTCGCTCATCGACAGCCTGACGCTGGCCGAGGAGCGGGTGACCTCGGCGGTCGCCTTCGGCCTCGACGCGATCCCCCTGGTGGGCGGCTCGGCGGGCGACGCGCTCACCTTCGCCCACACGGCGCTGATCCACGACGGGGTGGTCCATCACGGCGCGGCGATCCTGCTCATCGTGGCGACCGACCACCCGATCCAGGTGTTCAAGACCGACAACCTGGAGCCGCGGGCGGTGAAGTTCGTGGTCACCCAGACCGACGCCGAGCATCGCACGGTGCGCGAGCTCAACGCCGAGCCGGCCGCGGCCGAGTACGCGCGGGCGCTCGGCCTGCAGCCCGAGATGCTGACCCCGACGGTGTTCGCGGCCAATCCGCTCGCCGTGCGGGTCGGGGGCGACTACTTCTGCCGCTCGATCCACCGCCTCAACCCGGACGGCTCGCTGAGCTTCCTGTGCGCGGTCGACGAGGGGGTCGTGCTGACGCTGGCCGGCCGCAAGGATCTCGTGGCGACGACCCGGGACGAGCTCGCCCGGCTCGACGCGTCGCTCGGCGGCCTCGACCTCGTCATCGGCTTCGACTGCGTGCTGCGCCGGCTCGACGCCGAGTCGCACCAGGTCCGCCACCGCCTGTCCGATCTCTATCGCCGCTACAACGTGATCGGGTTCGAGACCTTCGGCGAGCAGTACCGGGCGATCCACCTCAACCACACCTTCACGGGAATCGCGATCGGGGCGGGGTCGCGGGCGTGA
- a CDS encoding peroxidase-related enzyme (This protein belongs to a clade of uncharacterized proteins related to peroxidases such as the alkylhydroperoxidase AhpD.) codes for MAGAKPKRKVAKEEVGEHPRLQETEGAVMALDLEPAAELPPDLAAYFDKCREKIGFVPNVLLAYAHDAAKLDAFVSFYSDLMLAPSGLSKLEREMIAVAVSSANRCYYCLTAHGAAVRVLSGDPVLGEMLVMNYRAASLSPRHRAMLDFAVALTEAPWTVEEEDREALRDAGFTDKDIWDIAAVASFFNMTNRMASAVDMRPNRSYHGDARALPKV; via the coding sequence ATGGCCGGGGCGAAGCCGAAGAGGAAGGTGGCCAAGGAGGAGGTCGGCGAGCACCCGCGCCTCCAGGAGACCGAGGGCGCCGTGATGGCCCTCGACCTGGAGCCGGCGGCCGAGCTGCCCCCCGACCTCGCCGCCTATTTCGACAAGTGCCGGGAGAAGATCGGCTTCGTGCCGAACGTGCTGCTCGCCTACGCGCACGACGCGGCCAAGCTCGACGCCTTCGTGTCCTTCTACAGCGACCTGATGCTGGCGCCGTCGGGCCTGTCGAAGCTGGAGCGCGAGATGATCGCTGTGGCGGTGTCGAGCGCCAATCGCTGCTACTACTGCCTGACCGCGCACGGGGCGGCGGTGCGCGTGCTCTCGGGCGACCCGGTCCTCGGCGAGATGCTGGTGATGAACTACCGGGCCGCGTCGCTCTCGCCGCGCCACCGGGCGATGCTCGACTTCGCGGTGGCGCTCACCGAGGCGCCCTGGACGGTGGAGGAGGAGGACCGCGAGGCGCTGCGCGATGCCGGCTTCACCGACAAGGACATCTGGGACATCGCGGCGGTGGCGAGCTTCTTCAACATGACGAACCGCATGGCCTCGGCGGTCGACATGCGGCCGAACCGCTCCTACCACGGCGACGCGCGCGCCTTGCCGAAGGTCTGA
- a CDS encoding heme ABC transporter permease, which yields MAQGLLTRLAQPSHFMRWSGAALPWLGGLSAVLLAAGLYLSFFVAPADYQQGETVRIMFLHVPAAWLGVFFYGAMTVSALGTLVWRHPLADVAQRAAAPIGAAFTLICLVTGSLWGKPMWGTYWVWDARLTSMLVLLLIYCGLLALWRTIEDPGRAARAVAILTLVGAVNLPIIKFSVNWWSTLHQPASILRMGGPTIHPTMLYPLLVMIAAFSVLGITLHLATMRTEILRRRVRTLAILEAERLDAVPTPQIA from the coding sequence ATGGCACAAGGCCTCCTCACCCGGCTCGCGCAGCCGAGCCACTTCATGCGCTGGTCGGGCGCCGCCCTGCCCTGGCTCGGCGGCCTCAGCGCCGTGCTGCTGGCCGCGGGCCTCTACCTGTCGTTCTTCGTCGCGCCCGCCGATTACCAGCAGGGCGAGACGGTGCGGATCATGTTCCTGCACGTGCCGGCCGCGTGGCTCGGCGTGTTCTTCTACGGGGCGATGACGGTCTCGGCGCTCGGCACGCTGGTCTGGCGCCACCCGCTGGCCGACGTGGCGCAGCGCGCCGCCGCCCCGATCGGCGCCGCCTTCACGCTGATCTGCCTCGTCACCGGCTCGCTCTGGGGCAAGCCGATGTGGGGCACCTACTGGGTCTGGGACGCGCGCCTGACCTCGATGCTGGTGCTGCTGCTGATCTATTGCGGGCTGCTCGCGCTGTGGCGCACCATCGAGGATCCGGGCCGGGCCGCCCGGGCGGTGGCGATCCTCACCCTGGTCGGCGCCGTCAACCTGCCGATCATCAAGTTCTCGGTGAACTGGTGGTCGACGCTGCACCAGCCGGCCTCGATCCTGCGGATGGGTGGGCCGACCATCCACCCGACCATGCTCTACCCGCTGCTGGTGATGATCGCGGCCTTCTCGGTGCTCGGGATCACGCTGCACCTCGCGACGATGCGCACCGAGATCCTGCGCCGCCGGGTGCGGACGCTGGCGATCCTCGAAGCGGAGCGGCTCGACGCCGTGCCGACGCCCCAAATCGCCTGA
- the ccmD gene encoding heme exporter protein CcmD — MDLGPHATFILASYAFTALVVAALILHAVLDFRAQRRALARLQDGRDA, encoded by the coding sequence GTGGATCTCGGACCGCACGCCACCTTCATCCTCGCCTCCTACGCCTTCACGGCCCTGGTGGTCGCGGCGCTGATCCTGCACGCCGTGCTCGATTTCCGCGCCCAGCGCCGCGCCCTGGCGCGGCTCCAGGACGGGAGGGACGCGTGA
- a CDS encoding DsbE family thiol:disulfide interchange protein, which yields MSAADEAEAASARRGRILFLLPLVVFLALAGIFLGRLLTRGYDPSAVPSALIGRPAPAFALPGLPGLAGQDGPVPGLASADFAGKVTVLNVWASWCAPCQIEHPMLMRLSRDGVNLVGIDYKDAPENGRRFLGRHGNPFRAVGMDESGRVGIDFGVYGVPETFIIGPDGRIRDKLVGILTAENYESFLEKVRAAAK from the coding sequence GTGAGCGCCGCCGACGAGGCCGAGGCGGCGTCCGCCCGGCGCGGCCGGATCCTCTTCCTGCTGCCGCTCGTGGTCTTCCTCGCGCTGGCCGGGATCTTCCTCGGGCGCCTGCTCACGCGGGGCTACGACCCCTCGGCGGTGCCCTCGGCCCTGATCGGCCGCCCGGCCCCCGCCTTCGCGCTGCCCGGGCTGCCCGGCCTCGCGGGGCAGGACGGGCCGGTGCCGGGCCTCGCCAGCGCCGATTTCGCCGGCAAGGTGACGGTGCTCAACGTCTGGGCGTCCTGGTGCGCGCCCTGCCAGATCGAGCACCCGATGCTGATGCGCCTGTCGCGCGACGGGGTGAACCTCGTCGGCATCGACTACAAGGACGCGCCCGAGAACGGGCGGCGCTTCCTCGGCCGCCACGGCAACCCGTTCCGGGCCGTGGGCATGGACGAGAGTGGGCGCGTCGGCATCGATTTCGGGGTCTACGGGGTGCCCGAGACCTTCATCATCGGCCCGGACGGCCGCATCCGCGACAAGCTCGTCGGCATCCTGACGGCGGAGAATTACGAGAGCTTCCTGGAGAAGGTGCGGGCCGCGGCGAAGTAG
- a CDS encoding DUF1328 domain-containing protein, with amino-acid sequence MLKWALIFFVVSLVAGALGFTNVAAGARGIARLLFGLFLVVAVVIVVVAFALGQAVF; translated from the coding sequence ATGCTGAAATGGGCCCTCATCTTCTTCGTGGTCTCGCTGGTAGCGGGCGCGCTCGGATTCACCAACGTGGCGGCGGGCGCCCGCGGGATCGCCCGCCTGCTGTTCGGCCTCTTCCTCGTCGTCGCCGTGGTGATCGTGGTGGTCGCCTTCGCGCTCGGGCAGGCGGTGTTCTGA
- the acnA gene encoding aconitate hydratase AcnA → MASIDSFKSRQTLQIGAKAYAYYSIPEAEKNGLPDAGRLPFSMKVLLENLLRFEDDRSVKRADIEAVTAWLDNRGKVETEIAFRPSRVLMQDFTGVPAVVDLAAMRDAMVALGGDPKKINPLVPVDLVIDHSVIVDEFGTPKALADNVALEYERNGERYTFLKWGQTAFDNFSVVPPGTGICHQVNLEYLAQTVWTKAFENGQELAYPDSLVGTDSHTTMVNGLAVLGWGVGGIEAEAAMLGQPLSMLIPEVVGFKLSGKLPEGTTATDLVLTVTQMLRKKGVVGKFVEFYGPGLDDMAVADRATISNMAPEYGATCGFFPVDAKTIDFLKVTGRADERIALVEAYAKAQGMWRDAATPDPVFTDTLELDLADVKPSLAGPKRPQDRVLLDSAKAGFAASMESEFRKAADIAKRYPVEGANFDIGHGDVVIAAITSCTNTSNPSVMIGAGLLARNAVAKGLRSKPWVKTSLAPGSQVVAEYLEKAGLQQSLDALGFNLVGFGCTTCIGNSGPLPAPISKAINDNDVVAAAVLSGNRNFEGRVNPDVRANYLASPPLVVAYALAGSLQVDLTREPLGTGSDGKPVYLKDIWPSSAEVNAFIEQTITSALFKSRYADVFGGDANWKAVEVTPAQTFQWNSGSTYVQNPPYFVGMEKTPAPVTDIVGARILGLFLDSITTDHISPAGNIRAASPAGAYLQEHQVRVQDFNQYGTRRGNHEVMMRGTFANIRIKNQMVRDASGTVVEGGWTLYQPTAEKMFIYDAAMRYQQEGTPLVVFAGKEYGTGSSRDWAAKGTKLLGVRAVIAESFERIHRSNLVGMGVVPLVFQGDTTWASLGLKGDETVTIRGLAGELKPRQTLVAEITGADGATREVPLTCRIDTLDELEYFRNGGILPYVLRQLAA, encoded by the coding sequence GTGGCTTCCATCGACAGCTTCAAATCCCGTCAGACCCTGCAGATCGGCGCGAAGGCTTACGCCTACTACTCCATCCCTGAGGCCGAGAAGAACGGCCTGCCGGACGCGGGCCGGCTGCCCTTCTCGATGAAGGTGCTGCTGGAGAACCTGCTGCGCTTCGAGGACGACCGCTCCGTCAAGCGGGCCGACATCGAGGCCGTGACCGCCTGGCTCGACAACCGCGGCAAGGTCGAGACCGAGATCGCCTTCCGGCCCTCGCGCGTGCTGATGCAGGACTTCACCGGCGTGCCGGCCGTGGTCGACCTCGCGGCCATGCGCGACGCCATGGTGGCGCTCGGCGGCGACCCGAAGAAGATCAACCCGCTCGTGCCGGTCGATCTCGTCATCGACCACTCCGTGATCGTGGACGAGTTCGGCACCCCGAAGGCGCTGGCCGACAACGTCGCCCTCGAATACGAGCGCAACGGCGAGCGCTACACCTTCCTCAAGTGGGGCCAGACGGCGTTCGACAACTTCTCCGTGGTGCCGCCCGGCACCGGCATCTGCCACCAGGTCAACCTCGAGTACCTCGCCCAGACGGTCTGGACCAAGGCCTTCGAGAACGGGCAGGAACTGGCCTATCCGGACAGCCTCGTCGGCACCGATTCGCACACCACGATGGTGAACGGCCTGGCGGTGCTGGGCTGGGGCGTCGGCGGCATCGAGGCCGAGGCGGCGATGCTCGGCCAGCCGCTCTCGATGCTGATCCCCGAGGTGGTCGGCTTCAAGCTCTCGGGCAAGCTGCCGGAGGGCACCACCGCCACCGACCTCGTGCTGACCGTCACCCAGATGCTGCGCAAGAAGGGCGTGGTCGGCAAGTTCGTGGAGTTCTACGGCCCCGGCCTCGACGACATGGCGGTGGCCGACCGCGCCACGATCTCCAACATGGCGCCCGAATACGGCGCGACCTGCGGCTTCTTCCCGGTCGACGCCAAGACCATCGACTTCCTGAAGGTCACCGGCCGCGCCGACGAGCGCATCGCGCTGGTCGAGGCCTACGCCAAGGCGCAGGGGATGTGGCGCGACGCCGCGACCCCCGACCCGGTCTTCACCGACACGCTGGAACTCGACCTCGCCGACGTGAAGCCCTCGCTCGCCGGCCCCAAGCGCCCGCAGGACCGGGTGCTGCTCGATTCCGCCAAGGCCGGCTTCGCCGCCTCGATGGAGAGCGAGTTCCGCAAGGCCGCCGACATCGCCAAGCGCTACCCGGTCGAGGGCGCCAATTTCGACATCGGCCACGGCGACGTGGTGATCGCGGCGATCACCTCCTGCACCAACACCTCGAACCCGAGCGTGATGATCGGGGCGGGGCTGCTCGCCCGCAACGCCGTCGCCAAGGGCCTGCGCTCGAAGCCCTGGGTGAAGACCTCGCTCGCCCCCGGCTCGCAGGTCGTCGCCGAGTACCTGGAGAAGGCCGGGCTGCAGCAGAGCCTCGACGCGCTCGGCTTCAACCTCGTCGGCTTCGGCTGCACCACCTGCATCGGCAATTCCGGCCCGCTGCCGGCGCCGATCTCCAAGGCGATCAACGACAACGACGTGGTCGCGGCCGCCGTGCTGTCGGGCAACCGCAACTTCGAGGGCCGGGTGAATCCGGACGTGCGGGCGAACTACCTCGCCTCGCCGCCCCTCGTCGTCGCCTACGCGCTCGCCGGCTCGCTCCAGGTCGACCTGACCCGGGAGCCGCTCGGCACCGGCTCGGACGGCAAGCCGGTCTACCTGAAGGACATCTGGCCGTCCTCGGCGGAGGTGAACGCCTTCATCGAGCAGACCATCACCTCCGCCCTGTTCAAGAGCCGCTACGCCGACGTGTTCGGCGGCGACGCGAACTGGAAGGCGGTCGAGGTGACCCCGGCCCAGACCTTCCAGTGGAATTCCGGCTCCACCTACGTGCAGAACCCGCCCTACTTCGTGGGCATGGAGAAGACCCCGGCGCCGGTCACCGACATCGTCGGCGCCCGCATCCTCGGGCTGTTCCTCGACTCGATCACCACCGACCACATCTCGCCCGCGGGCAACATCCGGGCGGCCTCGCCGGCCGGCGCCTACCTGCAGGAGCATCAGGTCCGGGTGCAGGACTTCAACCAGTACGGCACGCGGCGCGGCAACCACGAAGTCATGATGCGGGGCACCTTCGCCAACATCCGCATCAAGAACCAGATGGTCCGCGACGCGTCCGGCACGGTGGTGGAGGGCGGCTGGACCCTCTACCAGCCTACGGCTGAGAAGATGTTCATCTACGACGCGGCGATGCGCTACCAGCAGGAGGGCACGCCGCTGGTCGTGTTCGCCGGCAAGGAATACGGCACCGGCTCGTCGCGCGACTGGGCGGCCAAGGGCACGAAGCTGCTCGGGGTGCGGGCGGTCATCGCCGAGAGCTTCGAGCGCATCCACCGCTCGAACCTCGTCGGCATGGGCGTGGTGCCGCTGGTCTTCCAGGGCGACACGACCTGGGCCTCCCTCGGCCTCAAGGGCGACGAGACCGTGACGATCCGCGGCCTCGCCGGGGAGCTGAAGCCGCGCCAGACCCTGGTGGCGGAGATCACCGGGGCGGACGGCGCGACCCGGGAGGTGCCGCTCACCTGCCGGATCGACACCCTCGACGAGCTGGAATACTTCCGCAACGGCGGCATCCTTCCCTACGTGCTGCGCCAGCTCGCGGCGTGA
- a CDS encoding GyrI-like domain-containing protein gives MVAHGAGPTPDPDRSASPVIVSRLPLAALGLALALAAGSGAPRAQQPPAQANPLPTTTDPGPGPRSGEAPAPPLPEKAVPPGPAPAGPRQTLVPNPGDPSDVDEVMLPAKPAAILAGNAKWDAAVPTLRDAFARLEGDLAKAGVRAVGRPVAVFTRTDDDGFQFEAMLPIEQVPDPRPAGLPADLRFGSTPSGKALRFVHKGAYDEIDQTYETVTAYLDAKGIIVQDAFVEEYLTDLRSASDTGLEVNIYALPKEGGPR, from the coding sequence ATGGTGGCGCACGGCGCCGGCCCGACCCCCGATCCCGACCGGAGCGCTTCGCCCGTGATTGTGTCCCGTCTCCCGCTCGCCGCGCTCGGATTGGCCCTCGCCCTCGCCGCCGGATCGGGCGCCCCGCGGGCCCAGCAACCGCCCGCGCAGGCCAACCCGCTCCCGACCACCACCGATCCGGGGCCGGGGCCCCGCTCCGGCGAGGCGCCGGCCCCGCCGCTGCCCGAGAAGGCGGTGCCGCCGGGCCCCGCGCCGGCCGGCCCGCGCCAGACCCTGGTGCCGAATCCCGGGGATCCCTCGGACGTGGACGAGGTGATGCTGCCGGCCAAGCCCGCCGCGATCCTCGCCGGCAACGCCAAGTGGGACGCGGCGGTGCCGACCCTGCGCGACGCCTTCGCGCGGCTGGAGGGCGACCTCGCCAAGGCGGGCGTGCGGGCGGTGGGCCGGCCGGTCGCGGTCTTCACCCGCACGGACGACGACGGGTTCCAGTTCGAGGCGATGCTGCCGATCGAGCAGGTGCCGGACCCGAGGCCCGCCGGCCTGCCGGCCGATCTCCGCTTCGGCAGCACGCCGAGCGGCAAGGCCCTGCGCTTCGTGCACAAGGGCGCCTACGACGAGATCGACCAGACCTACGAGACGGTGACGGCCTATCTCGACGCCAAGGGCATCATCGTCCAGGACGCCTTCGTGGAGGAGTACCTGACCGACCTGAGGAGCGCGAGCGACACCGGGCTCGAGGTGAACATCTACGCGCTGCCGAAGGAGGGTGGGCCGCGGTGA
- the rpmB gene encoding 50S ribosomal protein L28 → MSRRCELTGKAVLTGHLVSHSNRKTKRRFLPNLCNVTLLSDTLGRSVRLRISANALRSVEHRGGLDAFLVKAGEQDLSQNARLLKREIEKKLAAAA, encoded by the coding sequence ATGTCGCGTCGCTGCGAACTCACCGGCAAGGCCGTGCTCACCGGCCACTTGGTGAGCCACTCGAACCGCAAGACCAAGCGCCGGTTCCTGCCGAACCTGTGCAACGTCACCCTGCTCTCCGACACGCTCGGCCGCTCCGTGCGCCTGCGCATCTCGGCCAACGCCCTGCGCTCGGTCGAGCACCGGGGCGGGCTCGACGCCTTCCTGGTCAAGGCCGGCGAGCAGGACCTGTCGCAGAACGCGCGCCTGCTGAAGCGCGAGATCGAGAAGAAGCTCGCCGCCGCGGCCTGA
- the ccmB gene encoding heme exporter protein CcmB translates to MTRSFLAVLLRDLRLAGRIGGSGALSLVFFLMIVVLVPFALGPDLNLLSRIGPAILWLSAVLATLIGLDRLFQADEEDGSLDLLTGAPVPLELVVLAKALAHWLTTGLPLALAAPLFGLLVALTPTAMAATSLTLLVGSPALTFIGAVGAALTASIRRGGLILAVVVLPLMIPTLIFGVSAAEAATGGTVPFATPLMILGALSLVAGVVGTLGAAAALRASE, encoded by the coding sequence ATGACCCGCTCCTTCCTCGCGGTGCTCCTGCGCGACCTGCGGCTCGCCGGCCGCATCGGCGGCTCGGGCGCCCTGTCGCTCGTCTTCTTCCTGATGATCGTGGTGCTGGTGCCCTTCGCGCTCGGACCCGACCTCAACCTCCTGTCCCGGATCGGCCCGGCCATCCTGTGGCTCTCGGCCGTGCTGGCGACCCTGATCGGCCTCGACCGGCTGTTCCAGGCCGACGAGGAGGACGGCTCCCTCGACCTCCTCACGGGGGCGCCGGTGCCGCTCGAACTCGTGGTGCTGGCCAAGGCCCTGGCCCATTGGCTGACGACCGGCCTGCCGCTCGCCCTCGCGGCGCCGCTCTTCGGGCTCCTGGTGGCGCTCACGCCGACCGCCATGGCGGCGACGAGCCTGACGCTCCTCGTGGGCTCGCCCGCCCTCACCTTCATCGGGGCGGTGGGCGCCGCGCTCACCGCCTCGATCCGCCGCGGCGGGCTGATCCTCGCCGTGGTGGTGCTGCCCCTGATGATCCCGACCCTGATCTTCGGGGTCTCGGCGGCGGAGGCCGCCACGGGCGGCACCGTGCCCTTCGCGACGCCGCTCATGATCCTGGGCGCGCTCAGCCTGGTGGCGGGCGTCGTCGGCACGCTCGGGGCCGCCGCGGCGCTGCGCGCCAGCGAGTGA